From a single Desulfoplanes formicivorans genomic region:
- a CDS encoding dihydrolipoyl dehydrogenase family protein — MQTYDLIIIGSGPGGYAAALAAGKAGLVTALVESGPLGGTCLNWGCIPTKLFLGATEPIAGIRAQERLRLASGSMTVDLPALQRRKDTMVGASRKAIEQSLTRVNVELIRGRARLASPTSIIVNNADNGEETELGFAKLIIATGSSPSFFPGMEPDHQTILDSTDLLDLAEAPESLAIIGAGAIGLEMGQFWERLGTKITLIEGMDRVAPTEDPEISKVITTALKRAKWKISTGKKVASIQAENNKAVVTLEDGTTFEADKALVAVGRKPNTEGLNLEAAAIATQGRGWITTDDCLLAGENIYAIGDVNGRTLLAHAASDQAEYVIRHILEQTSDPYGPGPIPGCIYGSMEAIRTGFTAEELTTQGKTVTISRAMLSANPISQSHGAPAGLVKVVWSQGKVMGISAVGHGVSHLITLCEVVVKEGWTREKAENIVFAHPTLDEALKEALLAQQA; from the coding sequence ATGCAAACATACGATCTGATCATCATCGGTTCCGGACCGGGCGGGTATGCAGCCGCCCTGGCCGCCGGCAAGGCAGGACTTGTGACCGCTCTTGTGGAATCCGGACCCCTTGGGGGCACGTGCCTCAACTGGGGCTGCATCCCCACCAAACTCTTTTTGGGAGCCACCGAACCCATTGCCGGAATCAGGGCCCAGGAACGTTTGCGTTTGGCCTCCGGGTCCATGACTGTTGATCTTCCGGCCCTTCAGAGACGCAAGGATACCATGGTCGGAGCCAGCCGCAAAGCCATTGAGCAATCCCTGACCAGGGTAAACGTGGAGCTCATCCGGGGACGGGCCCGGCTCGCCTCGCCCACATCAATCATCGTGAATAACGCGGATAATGGCGAGGAGACCGAATTGGGATTCGCCAAGCTGATCATTGCCACGGGATCAAGCCCCTCTTTTTTCCCGGGCATGGAACCCGATCACCAGACCATTCTTGATTCCACGGATCTGCTCGATCTTGCCGAGGCACCCGAATCCCTGGCCATCATCGGTGCCGGAGCCATCGGCCTGGAAATGGGCCAGTTCTGGGAACGCCTGGGCACAAAAATCACCCTCATCGAGGGCATGGACCGGGTAGCGCCCACCGAAGATCCGGAAATTTCCAAGGTGATAACCACAGCCCTCAAACGGGCCAAATGGAAGATCAGTACAGGGAAAAAAGTCGCCAGTATCCAGGCAGAAAACAACAAAGCCGTTGTCACCCTGGAAGACGGAACCACCTTTGAAGCGGACAAGGCCCTGGTGGCCGTGGGCAGGAAGCCCAATACGGAAGGTTTGAACCTGGAAGCGGCAGCCATCGCCACCCAGGGAAGAGGCTGGATCACTACAGACGATTGTCTCCTGGCGGGCGAAAACATCTACGCCATCGGCGACGTCAACGGCCGGACCCTGCTGGCCCATGCGGCATCGGACCAGGCCGAATATGTTATCCGGCACATTCTGGAACAAACATCCGATCCCTACGGACCCGGTCCCATCCCCGGGTGCATCTACGGCTCCATGGAAGCCATCCGCACGGGGTTCACGGCCGAGGAACTGACCACGCAGGGCAAAACCGTAACCATATCCAGGGCCATGCTCAGCGCCAATCCCATCAGCCAGTCCCACGGCGCACCAGCCGGCCTGGTCAAGGTTGTCTGGTCCCAGGGAAAAGTCATGGGCATCAGTGCCGTGGGCCACGGGGTATCCCATCTGATCACCCTGTGCGAGGTCGTGGTCAAGGAAGGCTGGACAAGGGAAAAGGCCGAGAACATTGTTTTTGCCCATCCCACGCTGGACGAGGCATTGAAAGAGGCCTTGCTGGCCCAACAGGCGTAA
- a CDS encoding Maf family protein yields MFQMTPRGPFRINHPIILASASPRRQALLSSLGIHFEVIPARTKEPAPDADEAPCAYAQRMAVFKAQEIANKRPEAIVIGADTIVIQGSTILGKPRSREDALAMLTRLCGTTHEVITGCCIMHKADNRCERTSVSTRVNMPPQDQAIIEAYIATGEPMDKAGSYAIQGVGGFLVSDIRGSYTNVVGLPLTEILKILLDWEAVIPAGTKIRS; encoded by the coding sequence ATGTTCCAGATGACACCCCGCGGTCCCTTCCGCATCAATCATCCCATCATCCTGGCCTCGGCATCCCCCAGGCGGCAGGCCCTGCTCAGTTCCCTGGGCATCCATTTCGAGGTCATTCCGGCCAGGACCAAGGAACCGGCTCCTGATGCAGACGAAGCCCCGTGCGCCTATGCCCAGCGCATGGCCGTGTTCAAGGCCCAGGAGATCGCCAACAAGCGTCCCGAGGCCATTGTCATCGGCGCCGACACCATCGTGATCCAGGGTTCCACCATCCTGGGCAAACCCCGTTCACGGGAAGATGCTCTAGCCATGCTCACCCGCCTTTGCGGTACCACCCACGAGGTCATCACGGGGTGCTGCATCATGCACAAGGCAGACAACCGCTGCGAGCGCACAAGCGTCTCCACCCGGGTCAACATGCCTCCCCAGGACCAGGCTATCATTGAGGCCTACATCGCCACGGGCGAGCCCATGGACAAGGCAGGCAGCTACGCCATCCAGGGGGTGGGCGGTTTTCTGGTCAGCGACATAAGGGGATCCTACACCAATGTGGTGGGACTGCCCCTGACAGAAATCCTGAAGATTCTGCTGGATTGGGAAGCAGTGATCCCGGCGGGAACGAAAATCCGGTCATGA
- a CDS encoding SNF2-related protein has product MITNYHANYYAHELSRIGGTGADRLDRALFDACVDLNPHQIEAALFALRSPLSQGVLLADEVGLGKTIEAGLVVCQYWAERKRNIMVISPASLRKQWAQELSEKFNLPSIVLDAKTYNDLQKSDISNPFRNRQIIICSMHFAARRAEEIKEIAWDLIIIDEAHKLRNAYRTSNHLGQRIRWGTEGRKKLLLTATPLQNSLLELYGLSTLIDQRLFGDLASFRTQYVNYGGNLPDLRDRLRNFCWRNLRRHVVEFVRYTERKPITVPFKPTTQEQKLYEAVSSYLMREETYALPSGQKHLLILLVRKVLASSPRALVGTLEIMRDRLLKLRDKTKQDATILDKLISDEDIDNDLLDEILDGQEDVSPKDKNPIPAPQAQTIDLQKLNAEIQELTDYIRWAKNLGIDTKTKALLKALDIGFNAMEEMGAAKKVVIFTESRRTQIWLQNFLEENGYAGQVLTFNGSNQDDASTQIYHDWLAANKQSGRATGSRQIDIKTAIIDRFRDQANILIATEAGAEGLNLQFCSAVINFDLPWNPQRIEQRIGRCHRYGQKHDVVVINFLNEKNEADRRVHELLEQKFNLFTGIFGASDDVLGSIESGVDFERRILEIYQGCRSEEEIRAAFEKLQTELDEQIQTKMRDTRKILLEHFDEDVHERLKVNLAGTHERLDRIGRLFWAVTTHVLHHHAKFDDQNFSFILQNSPIQQVSQGRYHLISKTHENVPGEYLYRLSHPLGEYVIHKAANLACPPAEVLFDISNHSTRIAVVERLKGRSGWLSLQHLLINSFDAEEYLLFSGMDDTGTPLDQETCEKLFHCSGQVRAITEIPSSVLENLKANQKRHAQATLAKNLEENNRHFSEARDQLDKWAEDMEMAAQKKLDDTKRQIRDLQRRSRQAPTIEEQYSLQAEIAQLERKKRTLREQIFDIEDEIAEKRDRLVESLEKRMQQKTKVTPVFTIRWSVI; this is encoded by the coding sequence ATGATTACGAACTATCATGCAAATTATTATGCTCATGAATTGAGTCGCATCGGTGGAACCGGCGCGGACCGCCTTGACCGTGCATTATTTGATGCGTGCGTAGATCTAAACCCACACCAGATTGAGGCTGCCCTTTTTGCCTTACGCTCACCATTATCCCAAGGGGTGCTGCTGGCCGATGAAGTCGGTTTAGGAAAAACCATCGAGGCTGGACTGGTCGTGTGCCAATACTGGGCAGAACGAAAACGAAACATCATGGTCATTAGTCCTGCCTCCCTACGCAAGCAGTGGGCGCAAGAATTGTCCGAAAAATTTAACCTTCCTTCCATTGTACTTGATGCTAAAACCTATAATGACCTGCAGAAATCTGATATTTCAAATCCGTTTAGGAATAGACAAATCATTATTTGCTCGATGCATTTTGCCGCCAGACGAGCTGAAGAGATCAAAGAAATCGCCTGGGACCTTATAATTATCGATGAAGCCCACAAACTCCGCAATGCCTACCGGACAAGCAATCATTTGGGACAACGCATACGTTGGGGCACTGAAGGCCGGAAAAAATTACTCCTGACCGCGACACCATTGCAAAACTCGCTGTTGGAACTGTACGGGCTCTCCACACTGATTGACCAAAGACTGTTTGGTGATCTGGCTTCATTCCGAACTCAATACGTAAACTATGGAGGAAATCTTCCGGATTTACGAGATCGATTGCGTAATTTTTGCTGGAGAAACCTGCGTCGCCATGTCGTTGAATTCGTACGTTATACTGAACGTAAGCCCATTACAGTACCTTTTAAACCTACTACTCAGGAACAAAAGCTGTATGAGGCTGTTTCCAGCTATCTCATGCGTGAGGAAACGTATGCACTTCCATCGGGACAAAAACATTTGCTCATACTTCTTGTTCGGAAGGTTCTTGCATCCTCGCCCCGCGCTCTTGTCGGAACACTTGAAATCATGCGCGATCGTCTGCTTAAACTGCGAGACAAGACCAAACAAGACGCAACCATCCTTGATAAATTGATTTCCGACGAAGATATCGACAATGATCTCCTTGATGAAATTCTCGACGGCCAGGAAGATGTGTCCCCCAAGGATAAAAACCCGATACCAGCGCCGCAAGCTCAAACGATTGACTTGCAAAAACTCAACGCAGAGATCCAGGAGCTCACCGACTATATCCGTTGGGCCAAAAATCTTGGTATTGACACCAAAACCAAAGCGCTTTTGAAAGCCTTGGACATCGGCTTTAATGCCATGGAGGAAATGGGTGCTGCCAAAAAAGTGGTCATTTTTACCGAATCCCGTCGGACACAAATCTGGTTGCAAAACTTCCTTGAAGAAAATGGCTATGCCGGACAGGTGCTGACATTTAATGGGAGCAACCAGGATGATGCTTCCACCCAAATTTATCATGACTGGCTTGCGGCCAACAAGCAATCAGGTCGCGCAACGGGATCACGCCAGATAGATATCAAAACAGCCATCATTGATCGTTTCCGGGACCAAGCAAATATTTTGATCGCGACAGAAGCTGGGGCTGAGGGCTTGAACCTGCAATTCTGTTCAGCTGTTATCAATTTTGATTTACCATGGAACCCCCAGCGTATCGAGCAGAGGATTGGCCGGTGCCACCGATACGGCCAAAAACATGACGTCGTGGTCATTAATTTTCTCAACGAGAAAAACGAAGCCGATCGGAGAGTTCACGAATTACTGGAACAAAAATTTAATTTGTTTACCGGTATCTTCGGGGCCAGTGATGATGTGCTCGGTTCCATCGAATCCGGGGTAGATTTTGAACGTCGCATCCTGGAGATCTACCAGGGATGCAGGAGTGAAGAAGAGATCAGGGCCGCCTTTGAAAAATTGCAGACCGAACTGGATGAACAGATTCAAACCAAAATGCGTGACACCAGGAAAATACTCCTGGAACACTTTGACGAGGACGTACACGAACGGTTGAAAGTGAATCTGGCAGGAACCCATGAACGGCTAGACCGCATCGGCCGTCTATTCTGGGCTGTGACAACGCACGTATTGCATCATCATGCCAAGTTTGATGATCAGAACTTCTCCTTCATTCTTCAAAACAGCCCGATTCAACAGGTATCACAAGGGCGTTATCATCTCATCTCCAAAACCCATGAAAACGTGCCTGGTGAATATCTATACCGTCTAAGCCATCCATTGGGAGAGTACGTCATCCACAAAGCTGCAAACTTGGCGTGCCCTCCTGCAGAAGTACTCTTTGATATTTCGAACCACTCAACTCGTATCGCCGTGGTGGAACGCCTCAAAGGACGATCTGGATGGCTCAGCCTCCAACACCTGCTCATCAATTCATTCGATGCCGAGGAATATCTGCTTTTTTCTGGAATGGACGATACTGGCACCCCCCTCGATCAGGAGACGTGTGAGAAACTTTTTCATTGTAGCGGTCAGGTACGTGCCATTACCGAAATTCCAAGTTCTGTTCTGGAAAACCTCAAAGCGAACCAGAAGCGCCACGCCCAAGCAACCTTGGCTAAAAATCTTGAAGAAAACAATCGCCACTTTTCTGAGGCGCGTGACCAGCTCGACAAATGGGCTGAAGACATGGAAATGGCGGCCCAAAAAAAATTGGACGACACCAAACGACAAATTCGCGACCTGCAACGGCGCAGCCGCCAAGCCCCGACCATCGAGGAGCAGTACAGTTTACAAGCAGAAATTGCTCAACTCGAGCGGAAAAAACGCACCTTACGCGAGCAAATCTTTGACATCGAGGATGAGATCGCTGAAAAACGTGATCGCCTCGTTGAATCGCTCGAAAAACGTATGCAACAGAAAACAAAAGTCACGCCAGTGTTCACTATTCGGTGGAGCGTGATTTAA
- a CDS encoding DNA methyltransferase: MPSVEQLRSRLLKKLSELFQLDQPDLDFGFYRIMHAKAQEVQDFISTDLLKIVKDAFGEVDEARKADLQAKIDEEIKAAKEYGVANPENSPKVKEALAAFETAKNTASAEADVYDHLYRFFERYYDDGDFISRRYYTRETSGKAAPYAVPYNGEEVKLIWANMDQYYIKSAEYFSNFTFDLQQAREVQAKTGALDFGTQKKPLPVHFRIVDATEGEHGNVKASDQSKRFFIIHKKNPVEFTKTGELICNFEYRPDPEKTGQEKSWRDKRNAEAVEVILNHLEGMPEAADYQRLLQIAAPTEKDKKRPLLAKYVNQYTARNTMDYFIHKDLGGFLRRELDFYIKNEVMRLDDIENANAPAVESYLAKIKVLRKIATKLIDFLAQLEDFQKKLWLKKKFVVETNYCITLDRVPEELYPEIATNEAQIEEWIKLFSIDEIQADLHSPGFSLPLTVDFLKANNKLVLDTRFFNDSFKAQLVALIENFDEQCDGLLIHSENFQALNLIADTVSQNISNIFIDPPYNTGDDGFVYKDNYQSSSWLTMISDRINSGIRLISNDGVLFASIGDEEQEHLSTLIRQQYGKRNFFANLIWEKKKKGSFLNGKIVRMKDYVLCVSKSDAAFRGLIGEVARKSETYPVIKTTNARGVRTIKAGISSKYREKNCRVAAGTRISSGNMELILLSDLVIENGILAQDVEVDSNWIYGQDSLDKYAADKSLYITQDLYFRRVVNEPRFKRMRDILPRVGDEGETDFRAFDVENLNKYGWGSNEDANDELHQILGEQYVVSYPKPSKLITLLFAASRHNEGVWMDYYAGSGTSGHAVINLNRGDGGKRKYILVEMSDYFDTVLKPRIAKVVYSKDWKDGKPTARDTGISHCFKYLCLESYEDTLNNLRFNDEPSKSPLLKNASLKEDYMLRYLLDVETRGSQSILNIDAFTDPTAYTLKVKKPGTDEYVTRTIDLIETFNYLIGLRVEHYSAPQTFTAQFKRTTDPELPEDQRTRLAVDGRIQQDDNGPWWFRKVEGWVPADRAHPDNGQREKVLIVWRKLTGNIEQDNLMLDEWFRKNRISTRDFEFDTIYVNGSNNLPNLKQDDEHWKVRLIEEAFMKRMWEVEG, from the coding sequence ATGCCATCTGTCGAACAACTTCGCAGCCGCCTTTTGAAAAAACTTTCCGAGCTGTTTCAACTCGATCAGCCGGATCTCGATTTCGGCTTTTACCGCATCATGCACGCCAAGGCACAGGAAGTTCAGGATTTCATCAGCACAGACCTGTTGAAAATCGTGAAGGATGCCTTTGGTGAGGTGGATGAAGCCCGAAAGGCTGATCTACAGGCAAAGATAGATGAAGAAATCAAAGCAGCAAAAGAATACGGTGTTGCCAATCCCGAAAATTCCCCCAAGGTCAAGGAAGCTTTAGCAGCCTTCGAAACGGCCAAAAATACGGCCAGCGCTGAAGCCGATGTGTATGACCACCTGTATCGTTTTTTTGAGCGCTACTATGACGACGGGGACTTTATCTCCCGCCGCTATTACACTCGGGAAACATCCGGCAAGGCCGCACCTTATGCCGTGCCCTATAACGGCGAAGAAGTAAAACTTATCTGGGCCAACATGGACCAGTATTACATCAAAAGTGCCGAGTACTTCTCCAACTTTACGTTTGATCTGCAACAGGCCAGGGAAGTTCAGGCCAAAACAGGGGCGCTTGATTTCGGAACGCAAAAGAAGCCGCTTCCAGTGCATTTCAGAATCGTGGACGCCACTGAAGGCGAACACGGTAACGTCAAGGCCAGCGATCAGAGCAAGCGTTTCTTTATTATCCACAAAAAAAATCCAGTGGAATTCACAAAAACCGGTGAGCTGATCTGCAATTTTGAATACCGGCCTGATCCGGAAAAAACCGGTCAGGAAAAAAGCTGGCGCGACAAGCGCAATGCCGAGGCGGTGGAGGTAATTCTGAATCACCTTGAGGGCATGCCGGAGGCTGCGGACTACCAGCGCCTGCTCCAGATTGCGGCCCCGACGGAGAAAGACAAAAAACGCCCACTGCTGGCCAAATACGTCAACCAGTACACCGCCCGCAACACTATGGACTATTTCATCCATAAGGACTTGGGCGGTTTCCTGCGCCGGGAGCTGGACTTCTACATCAAGAATGAGGTCATGCGCCTCGATGATATTGAAAACGCCAACGCCCCGGCGGTGGAAAGCTATCTGGCCAAGATTAAAGTGCTGCGCAAGATTGCCACCAAGCTGATCGACTTTCTCGCCCAGCTGGAGGATTTTCAGAAAAAGCTCTGGCTCAAGAAGAAGTTTGTGGTCGAGACAAACTACTGCATCACGCTGGATCGGGTGCCAGAGGAACTGTATCCGGAGATTGCGACCAATGAGGCACAGATTGAAGAATGGATCAAGCTCTTTTCCATCGACGAGATTCAGGCCGATCTGCACAGCCCGGGATTCTCACTGCCTTTAACGGTCGATTTCCTCAAAGCCAACAACAAGCTGGTGCTGGATACCCGCTTTTTTAATGACAGCTTCAAGGCGCAGCTGGTGGCGTTGATTGAGAACTTTGATGAGCAGTGCGATGGATTGTTGATTCATTCGGAAAATTTCCAGGCGTTGAATTTAATTGCCGACACTGTTTCACAAAACATTTCAAATATCTTTATTGACCCACCGTACAATACCGGGGACGACGGTTTTGTTTATAAAGATAATTATCAGTCTTCGTCATGGCTAACCATGATCAGCGACAGGATAAATTCTGGAATACGCCTTATAAGTAATGATGGTGTTTTATTTGCGAGTATCGGCGATGAAGAACAGGAACACCTATCTACTCTTATCCGGCAACAATACGGAAAAAGGAATTTCTTCGCAAATTTAATTTGGGAGAAAAAGAAAAAAGGGAGTTTTTTAAATGGGAAAATTGTGAGGATGAAGGATTATGTTCTTTGTGTTTCAAAGTCTGATGCCGCTTTTCGGGGACTTATTGGTGAGGTCGCTCGCAAGTCTGAAACTTATCCAGTAATCAAAACGACGAACGCTAGGGGTGTCAGGACGATTAAAGCTGGTATCTCCAGTAAATATAGGGAAAAAAATTGCCGGGTTGCGGCTGGAACCCGAATTAGTTCCGGAAATATGGAGTTAATTCTTCTTTCGGACTTGGTCATCGAGAATGGTATTCTCGCGCAAGATGTCGAAGTTGATAGCAATTGGATTTATGGGCAGGATTCGCTTGACAAGTATGCGGCGGATAAATCGCTTTATATTACTCAGGATTTGTATTTCCGCCGCGTCGTAAATGAGCCTCGTTTCAAAAGAATGCGGGATATTCTGCCGAGAGTTGGCGATGAAGGCGAGACTGACTTTCGTGCTTTCGATGTTGAGAACCTTAACAAGTATGGTTGGGGATCCAACGAAGATGCGAATGACGAATTGCATCAAATCCTAGGTGAGCAATATGTCGTTTCGTACCCAAAACCATCAAAGCTAATTACCCTTCTCTTTGCGGCGTCTAGGCATAATGAGGGTGTTTGGATGGATTATTATGCTGGTTCGGGGACATCTGGTCACGCCGTCATCAACCTCAACCGGGGAGACGGCGGCAAGCGCAAATACATCCTCGTGGAGATGAGCGATTATTTCGATACGGTGCTCAAGCCCCGTATCGCCAAGGTGGTGTATTCCAAAGACTGGAAAGACGGCAAACCCACGGCCCGCGATACCGGCATTTCCCACTGTTTCAAATACCTGTGTCTGGAATCCTACGAAGACACGCTGAACAATCTGCGCTTTAATGATGAGCCGAGCAAAAGCCCGCTGTTGAAGAATGCTTCCCTTAAGGAAGACTACATGCTCCGTTATCTGCTGGATGTGGAGACCCGGGGCAGTCAGTCGATTTTGAATATTGATGCCTTTACCGACCCGACCGCCTACACCCTGAAGGTGAAAAAGCCGGGCACGGACGAGTATGTGACCCGGACGATAGATCTGATCGAAACCTTCAACTATCTGATCGGCCTGCGCGTGGAACACTACAGCGCGCCGCAGACCTTCACCGCACAGTTCAAGCGCACTACCGACCCGGAACTGCCTGAGGACCAGCGCACCAGGCTTGCGGTGGATGGCCGCATCCAACAGGATGACAATGGTCCATGGTGGTTCCGCAAGGTCGAAGGCTGGGTGCCTGCGGATCGGGCTCATCCCGATAACGGCCAGCGGGAAAAGGTGCTCATCGTCTGGCGCAAGCTCACCGGCAACATCGAACAGGACAACCTGATGCTGGACGAGTGGTTCCGGAAAAACCGCATCAGCACCCGTGATTTCGAATTCGACACCATCTACGTTAATGGCAGCAACAATCTGCCCAACCTGAAGCAGGACGATGAACACTGGAAAGTACGGCTGATTGAAGAAGCGTTCATGAAGCGGATGTGGGAGGTGGAAGGGTGA
- a CDS encoding Fic family protein yields MKPYQPDKLPLDGLDYKRLLALVGDANAELARYDGLLQGIVNPAIMLSPLTNEEAVLSSKIEGTQATVDDVLEQEAGLLKDGEKAKDIQEIINYREALRASHQYLKERPITLAFVRELHKILLSSVRGQDKTPGEIRTEQNWIGRYGCTMEQASFVPPSPLQLQDHLDAWQAYLADDDIDILLQTAVMHAQFELLHPFKDGNGRIGRILIPLFLYQKKKISQPMFYLSAYLEAHREEYYSRLQAISRDGDWNSWIAFFLQAITEQAKNNSAKVKAIMGLYDDMKKQIHEITHSQYTVHLLDAIFDRPIFDSSHLVKHADIPVASVKSFIPKLKKAGILTEIRPARGRTPAVLAFGQLLNIAEGKHVF; encoded by the coding sequence GTGAAGCCATATCAACCCGACAAGCTGCCTCTCGATGGCCTGGACTATAAACGGTTATTGGCCCTGGTTGGGGATGCCAATGCGGAACTGGCCCGTTACGACGGCCTGCTGCAGGGCATCGTAAATCCCGCGATTATGCTCTCGCCGTTGACCAACGAGGAAGCCGTGCTTTCTTCAAAAATTGAAGGAACCCAGGCGACTGTTGACGATGTATTGGAGCAGGAGGCCGGCCTTCTTAAAGACGGCGAAAAGGCCAAGGATATTCAGGAGATTATCAATTACCGCGAAGCCCTGCGCGCCTCGCATCAGTATCTGAAAGAGCGTCCTATTACCCTGGCATTTGTGCGGGAGCTGCACAAAATTCTGCTTAGCAGTGTGCGCGGTCAGGACAAAACCCCGGGCGAAATACGTACAGAACAAAACTGGATCGGCCGTTATGGCTGCACCATGGAACAGGCTTCTTTTGTGCCGCCAAGCCCTTTGCAGCTTCAGGATCACCTCGATGCCTGGCAGGCTTATCTGGCCGATGATGATATCGATATTCTGTTGCAAACGGCGGTGATGCATGCCCAGTTTGAACTCCTGCACCCGTTCAAGGATGGAAACGGTCGCATCGGTCGAATTCTGATCCCTCTATTTCTCTATCAGAAAAAAAAGATTTCTCAGCCCATGTTCTACTTGAGTGCTTACCTGGAAGCCCACCGGGAAGAATATTATTCACGCCTGCAGGCCATTTCACGGGACGGTGATTGGAACAGCTGGATTGCTTTTTTTCTGCAGGCCATCACGGAACAGGCTAAAAATAACAGCGCCAAGGTGAAAGCCATTATGGGGTTGTACGATGACATGAAGAAGCAGATTCATGAGATCACCCATTCTCAATATACCGTTCATCTGCTGGATGCCATTTTTGATCGCCCGATTTTTGACAGCTCCCATTTGGTCAAGCATGCAGATATTCCTGTTGCATCGGTGAAGTCATTTATTCCCAAACTGAAGAAAGCAGGCATTTTGACTGAAATTCGTCCTGCCCGGGGGCGAACCCCGGCTGTTCTCGCCTTTGGCCAATTGCTCAATATCGCGGAGGGGAAACATGTCTTTTAG